A region of the Micromonospora sediminicola genome:
GGCATCGCTGCCCAGTCGGCGTACCACCTGCTCCAGACCAACGCCAACACCGATGAAACCTGGCGCGTGGCCATGGCCGCGATCGTCGGCGCACTGCCGCCCGCCGTCGCCGGCCTGGCCGTGCACATGCGCGCCCTGATCCGCCGGGAAAGCGGCCGAACCCTGAACGCCGCCACCGGCACCGCACCGACGTTCCCGGCACCCGCCGAGACGCCAACCCCGACCATGACCGTTCCCGCCGTCCCGGCACCGACGCCCGGCCGGCCGGAGCTGCCCATCATCCCGACCATCGACACGGCCGAACCGGCACCGACGCCGGCTCAGCCCGAGATCCCGACCCCGGCCCAGCTCGCCACCCGGATCACCGCACCGCGACCGGCCCCGGCACCGGAGCCGGCGACGCCCCGGCCCGATGCGGCTGCCCGCCCCGCCCGTCCCCGTCCGAGCAAGCCTGATGTCACCCCGGCACCGACGTTGGCACCGTCCACCACCGACATTCCTGTCACCGAGTCTGACGCTGCCCAACTTCCGCTGCCGATCGTGGCCCCGGACCTGCTCGCCCGAGCGACCCGCGTCGCGAAGCAGTACCGCATCGAGCACGGCACGCCGATCACCCCGGGCCAACTGGCCGTCCGCCTCAAGGTGACCTCCGAGGAGGCCACGCAAGCCCTCGCGGTCCTGGACCTCGACCCCAACACCGACAACCGACCCGTCCGACCCGCCAATGGACGCCCCGTGAGGGCGACCCGTTGACCGTCTCGACGCTGACCGTCGTACCCGAAGCTTCTGCTTCGGGTACGGCCCCGTGCGCCGAGCCGCCCGCGCCACCCTGGTACGCCACGTCCTCCGACATCCGGCTGCAAGCCGCCGCCCGGCTCACCCAACCGGACCTGCCCCGCTGGCTGCGCCATGTCCGCCCGGCCGCCGGCTGCACCCGACCCGTCCGCCTGGCGGGCACGATGGCGACGGTGGAGGCCGCGACCGGTCGTCTGTTGTCGGAGCGGTCGACGGCCGACATGCCCGACGGTGTCATCTACAAGCCGTGCGGCAACCGCCGCGCCTCGGTGTGCCCCACCTGCTCCAAGCTCTACCAGCGCGACGCCTACCAGGTGGTCCGCGCCGGCCTCGTCGGCGGCAAGGGCGTGCCGGAGCAGGTCGCCCACCACCCGGCGGTGTTCCCCACCTTCACCGCTCCGTCCTTCGGCGAGGTCCACACCCGCTACGTCAAGCGGCACACCTGCACCCGCCGCACTGCCTGCGACTGCCGGCCCGAGCCCTGCCACGCTCGCCGGGACTCGGCCGTCTGCCCGCACGGGGTGCGGCTGGTCTGCTTCGCCCGCCACGAGAACACCGACGCCCGGTTGGGCACGCCGCTGTGCCTGGACTGCTACGACCACGACGCGCAGGCGGTCTGGAACCTCTCGGCCGGGGAGCTGTGGCGGCGCACCACCATCAGCATCAACCGCTACATGCACCGGCTGGCGAGGGCGCGCGGCATCCCGGACGTGCCGGTGACGTCGCCGCGTACCGGCAAGACCCGCTGGGTGTCGCCGGTGCGGCTGTCGTTCGGCAAGGCCGCCGAGATGCAACGGCGCGGCGTCGTGCACTTCCACGCCATCATCCGCCTCGACGGCCGCGACCCCACCGATCCGGACGCCATCGCGCCGGCCCCGCCGCAGCTCGACGCCGCCGACCTGGTCGACGCCGTCGACCACGCCGCCGCTACCGTCGGCTTCACCACCGCCGACCACCCGGCCCACCCGGGCGGCTGGCCGATCGCCTGGGGCGAGCAGGTGCTCACCAAGGTGATCACCGTGGCCGGGCGGGGTGCGGTGACCGACGCCCAGGTGGCGGCGTACTTGGCCAAGTACGCCACCAAGTCGACCGAGGTGACCGGCCACGCCTCCAACCGGCTCACCGCCGACAGCATCGACATCTACGCCGACCCGGCCGGCAGCCACACCGAACGCCTGATCGACGCCTGTTGGATGCTCGGCCGTCCCCGCGACTGGCGGCGGCTACGGCGCTGGGCGCACATGCTTGGCTTCGGCGGCCACTTCCTCACCAAGTCCCGCCGCTACTCGGTCACCTTCGCCCTGCTGCGCAACCAACGCGTGGTGTTCCGCCGCGCCCAGAGCAGCGGGCCGGAGGAAGCCGCGGCCGGCACCGAGCCGACCACGCTGGTGGTCAACTTCCTGCAATTCGTGGGCGCCGGCTGGCACACCACCGCTGACGCGCTGCTCGCCAACGCCTCCGCCGCGATGGCCCGAGAGCACCAGGACTCCGCGCGCGAGTACCTACAGACCCTCGTCGCCTGACGCGCGATTCAGCGTCAAGCCCGCCTTGACAGTGAAACCGACAACCATGGGGATCCGATGAGCATTGATGTACCAGCAGCACCCGGCGCGCTGCTGACCACAGAGGAACTTGCCCGGCTCGTGAAGGTCGACCCGTCCACCGTCCGACGGTGGCGCACCGCCAACCCGGTCCAGGGGCCGGCGTTCATCCGGCTGTCCACCCG
Encoded here:
- a CDS encoding replication initiator, with translation MTVSTLTVVPEASASGTAPCAEPPAPPWYATSSDIRLQAAARLTQPDLPRWLRHVRPAAGCTRPVRLAGTMATVEAATGRLLSERSTADMPDGVIYKPCGNRRASVCPTCSKLYQRDAYQVVRAGLVGGKGVPEQVAHHPAVFPTFTAPSFGEVHTRYVKRHTCTRRTACDCRPEPCHARRDSAVCPHGVRLVCFARHENTDARLGTPLCLDCYDHDAQAVWNLSAGELWRRTTISINRYMHRLARARGIPDVPVTSPRTGKTRWVSPVRLSFGKAAEMQRRGVVHFHAIIRLDGRDPTDPDAIAPAPPQLDAADLVDAVDHAAATVGFTTADHPAHPGGWPIAWGEQVLTKVITVAGRGAVTDAQVAAYLAKYATKSTEVTGHASNRLTADSIDIYADPAGSHTERLIDACWMLGRPRDWRRLRRWAHMLGFGGHFLTKSRRYSVTFALLRNQRVVFRRAQSSGPEEAAAGTEPTTLVVNFLQFVGAGWHTTADALLANASAAMAREHQDSAREYLQTLVA
- a CDS encoding helix-turn-helix transcriptional regulator, which codes for MSIDVPAAPGALLTTEELARLVKVDPSTVRRWRTANPVQGPAFIRLSTRVVKYDPEDVRAWLGRHRTDPEESAR